The Primulina tabacum isolate GXHZ01 chromosome 1, ASM2559414v2, whole genome shotgun sequence genome contains the following window.
TCACGATAGGAGTCaaccctataaataggagggccctgtagactcgaaaatcacaccacatatcacaccaaattttcgaaaatttgtgcTCTAGTCTCCTTAGGAGTTTTCGAGCGCAGCGAAGCTCTGCCGCCATCCAACCAGTGAAGTAGGAATTTCGAAGAACCCTAGCCTTTTTACGTTTTCATCAAGaatttaaggtaagtgggcttgttttaaattattgaatttcgatgcatatattttcggttttataaaaattcgggcgagtacaattcttcttctacacccttctggttacgatattttgcatgaataaatgttttgacactgtgagaattcaacttaatatgggtgggaatcccaaccatatgtacccttacgcggtgggggagataaccgctatacggcctcgtccccttagaggagtaaaaattagggactgatatcagtaaaccattgaaagtagatgaatctcagtgtcgggttaatgatgcgcacgtgataagaattatgtttgcatggtatgtatatttcgaaattgcatgttgttttgttgtactcgaacggcccccacttgctgagtatttttcaaaatactcaccccttacaacattcccagataaatccgaagagcagattgaagaagaagaatcggaacaattttggggctggtgaattgTTTTAATCTCGAGAGTTGCTAgtaaagaggtttctgaattttggtactcaagttttatgtaaaaacgtttccgcatttatttcattagttatgtcagttgtaaagactttggtttttgatattatgattaataaactgGTATTTCGGTTTATATtatgctacgaggctggttgtttcaattgtgtgattgttaaacgacgccgatgtcaaatcccgagtttcggagCGTGACACCATCAACTGATGCTAGCTGTTCCATATCTAAAGAACCTTGCTTGAATTGTTCAACACACTTCTGTTTCAGCTGCTCTGCGTAGAGTAAGCAACTATGATACTCGCCATGAGTTGCCTCGAATAAATTCCGGTAATCAATAAGAGCATCATTGGTCAAATTCTCCGCAAAAATTTGAAGCTCGACAGAAGATATATGTGGAGAATCATGGTAACTTGTTGAAACTGCTTCGAACACTAAAATCGAGTGCTGAGAAACAATTGCACGTCCGCTTTCACTGCAAATACTGGGATGTTTAACTCCCTTGCGGTCACAGATGAATCCGACCCCCTGAACAACAGCTGAAGCATATTCTTGAAGGCTGTAACTAACAGAAATATCTGAATCTTGAGACTTTGAGCCATCATAATCGATTCCCAGGCCTCCGCCTATGTCAATGACTTTCATACAAGCTCCAAGGCGAACCAGCTCACAGTAAATCTGAGCAGCCTCGTGAACAGCATCAGCAAGCAAAAATGTAGAAGGAATCTGAGATCCAATATGGAAATGCAGCAGCTGCAAACAATCCAGCATCTCAAACTGCTGCAATTTCTTAACAACTCGGATAATTTGGGTTGTCGTAAGCCCAAATTTTCCTGCCTCACCCGTGGTAGAACCAAAATGGCCGGAATGCTTGGTTCGGAGTTTTGCACGAAGTCCAATCACAGGCCGAACACCGAGTTTCCTGCTGATATCAATAACGACATCTAGCTCTTCCTCTAGCTCAAGCACAATGACAGCATTCAAATGTAGCTTTGTGGCCGCCAGAGCAAGAGATATGTATTCTACATCCTTGAATCCATTGCACACCAAAAGCGCTTCTCGGCTTCCATTACAGAGACTGCTCATGGTTAAGAGAAGCTCCGGTTTGGACCCCGCTTCCAGTCCAAAGCGGAAGCCTGACCCGAATTTTACAATGTCATCAACCACAAACTTGTCTTGATTGCATTTCACTGGATAAACGCCCTGGTAATGTGCTCCATACTCCTGCGAATGGATAGCGAGATCAAAAGAAGCCTGCAGAGACTCAAGGCGATTCTTCAGCACATCAGGGAAACGAATAACAAGAGGAAGCTGAATCCCGAGTCCGCCAGATGTTTTCGGTTCGGAAGCCTTCTTCACGACTTTGAGAAGATCGATTTCTTGGTGCACCAGAGTCTTGAATCCATGAGGGTGAACAGAAACATTTCCCTTGGCGTTAACGGTGAAGTAAGGCACGCCCCACCCATCCATACGGTAAAGCAACGCCGAGTGGGCGGATGACCAGGAGGAGACGGCGGATACGGCATTGTCGGAAGGTGGAGTTGCCGGGAGAGTGCTGTCCCAGCTGGGTATACCGTAGGGAGGCGGAGGAGGAACGGCAGCGTCCACGCAACAAGCAAGGGCAGGCATCTCGTCACCGATCTACGATCTAACTGTTCTTTTCTTGAATTATAcacaagaaaacaaatcaaaaaatgaaattaaaacCATTCTACGAATCGAATGATGCCGTAAAGGTGGGGGCCTTAACACCCGCCGAGGCTGGAGCCCCGGCAACCCCCTCAAACGAAGCAAGAAGTGATCTAGGTAACGACAAAACGGAAGCCACCCGCACGCTTATAGGACCCCGATATCCCCACGCCTACCCTACAACCGAAAAAATTATAAAGCCCGAACACGAATCCCACCATACAGAAGCTATAGCAGAGCTGGAGAATTTGGCAGAGAGAGGGAATTGCGGAGGAGATACGGCGGAGAACGAATGGCAACGGATATATGAAGCGGGAGGCTAGGGTTTCAGCAAACTCTGCAATGCGAATTTGAGGTTGAGCGAGAATTGCATGAGAGGAGAAGCTGCGCTCCTATAAAAGAATGGGCCATGGGCCCGAACTTTGGCccgatttaatattttattattttcgcaAATTTTATCCCGATTTAATATCTTATTTTTCTTTGGTATTCTAATTTTTCAAATATCCAAAAATGACAATTTACACTGAAttgattataaaattttctaTAAAATAACGGCAAATTGCACATAAATTCTTATTGGGGTTCTGAACTTTACGGTCAGTACCCaatagttattttatttatattcaaTGCCTGACAAATTGTATTTGTATGTTTAAACTCCCCAATAAAGAGGCAAATACCGAATTATCCTCCTATTTAATTAAAACCCATTACTACCCTCCTTTATATTATATCTTCTCTCCCTTCTTCTTCAGAGCTTGTTCGGCCGAGTGAGAGGAAATCACGACATCAACTGAGACGCAGCAAATGGGGAGAAAAAAGGCGACAAACAAATCTGCAGAAGCTATCACCTATTATAAATGTCGAAGAACTCGAATTAAGAAGAAATCGAAGCAAGGTACGAACGAGAAATCCAAGCAAGGTACGAAGGAGAAATCCAAGCAAGGTACGAACGAGAACCACATTTTCCTCAATGTCTAGGGTTTGTTAATTGTGGAAACTTTTTTGCGGTTTTGAAACTGTTATTGTTTGTTTTAAGTTATTGACAACTTTTTTTCCCCAATTTATAGGCTTTGTTCTTGATATTGTTATTCATTCGAATTTTTTAGTTGTATTGTtaatatttttagaaattttgattaaattcaaaaattagtaCTTGTGCTTGATTTCGAAGGTGCTGTTCCAAATTCCTTGTGTTATGCACAATTCAATTTTTATGTGATTATTGGGGAATTTTCCGTCTACTGTTGTGGCCAGTGCAAATAGTTTTTTTGCGTATAATACCATGACTAGATTTGTTGATCAAATAGACATGTCTGAATgctgttttttgttttttgtataTGCAATTATGTTCTGTTTCTTATTCTTTTTTGTAATTGTGTTTGTAATAGTTAGTGTATAattgttttatgttttttaatGTAGAAACTACTGTAGgagacaaactaattcatgatTATAATGAGAAGAATAGTGGTAAAGAATATTTTTCACGATGTTCCCCTCCGTATTTTAAAACTGTGATGGGCGAATTGAAGCCAATTCTAGGTGAGCAGCATATGAGTCGGATAAATGATACTCCTTTCGCCAACTGGATTGATATGTCAGTCCTTGCTATCAGTAGTGGGCGGATCGATTATTTTCTGAACAGATTTCAGGGTGATTCATGTTCTTTTTTTGTTGGTGATAATATTACCATCCCTTTCAAATCAGCTGATTTCTTTGTTGTGCTCGGCCTACATCACATTGGACAACCAGTTGACTTCGACCTGAAAATGGAGTCCAAATATTTGACACGTCATTTTGACGGCAAGGTCACCAATGCCAAGCGAATAGCCATTTATGAAAAATTGATTTTCCTTGCAAGAAGTGACGATAAATGTGatattgatgattttgtgagaactttcattttgttcattttcaaCTGCATAATATTTCCCACGGGCAATTATATCACTCCTGGATTTATATTTCCTTATCTCGATGATCTTACGAATTTTTTTGAATATGCTTGGGGAGATGCTGCCTTCCGATTTTTATATCGAGAAATATGTCAAATCGGGAAAAAACTTTATGTCGATGGATGCACGGTTGAATTGATGGTTGGTATTCAGCTTTACTAATTATGATCTTAGTATTTGTCattaacttttattttattttttgttttaggcTTGGTTATATGAGACAGTCCCAGTGTTAGGAGTAAGGCGTGGTTTAAATGTTTACCCTCGGTTGTTTTGTTGGGGGAAGAGCAAGATCCCATTAAATGCAGCTGGCACTGAAACATTGTTGAAACGCATAGATTCAACCCAGGTActtataattattttagtttattAATCTAGTTGTGCAAAATTAATGTTTAGTTGATTGACAgttgtatttatttttaattgtgaaTAGGTTCTGTCAATACATCCATTTTGTGAGGATGAGAAGTTGTTAGTGGACATGAATCTTGGTTTAAAGCAAGAAACGAATAGATCTGAAGTAAAACGTTTTGAGAAACTTGTGATGAAACAAATGAATGAGTTAAAGATACTGAGAAAGAGATGTGCTGAGTTAGAGGGTGAAAAGGTTCGACGTAGAATGAAGGGAAAAAGGTATGTGGCGGATAAGCGTGAAAATGTTGTTGAGTCTGAGGAAAAGGTTGATAAAACAGAAGAAAAGATGACTTTTGAGTCACCACATGATGCAAGAGCTAACTTTTGCGATTTTGTTGACGTAGTGGTAAATGCAGTTGTTTCTGATTTGGATAAAGAAAACAAATAGTTAGATGAATCTCATTCTTTGAATGCTTGTGTTGATGAGAGCATTGGTGGTAGTTTTGTTGCTACTTCTGAAGTGGAGAAGAAAACGGTTTCTGAATCTTCAATTGCGGATCATGTGAGGGCTAGGGATGATCgtgtaaagaaaaaaaaaggttcCATGTTTGTGACTCCACCTAGCTCAACACCAAGACGTCAGAGGAAGGTGAAAAAACAGGTAAATGAAGTGTCAATTATTTCCAAATCGATTGTATTAAgtttaatttagtttttttgtttttcagtACTATTATTGTTATTGATGTTTGGATTTTCTGTTATATTGCTGAATATATCGCCGCTTTTGGACAGGAAGTTGTAGACGTTGAGAAGAAAGGCAATACTCCTGGCAAGGTTGCCATGGATGAGTTTCAAGGTAGATCAGATTTCTGTGGACATGAAGAAGCTGCTGATGAAGAGAGAAAATTGGTGACAAACTTTCTTGCTAGAAAAGAGTTGGAGTACGTTGATCTTCCGTatgtttcttcttcttattttcgtAATAATGTGtcccaatttttttaatgaaattgaaTTTTCTATTTTGTAGTGTTGTCATTTGGCAAGATACGGTTATGAGTTTAAGTGGACCGATATTATGTCATTTTCTTTTTGGTGATCCTGTTGAGTCTGAGATAATTAATGTTCACATGAGAATTATGCAAAAGCAAAGTTTGTAGCATGGATTTGAGATTTATTGCATGGACACAATGGTGCAGGTTCGTAGCAGTTTGAGTTTTGtgttattttttgttttcgTTTTACTATCTTAAGATAAATGAGTATATGTGTTCTTGAATGTGTAGAAAGAAGTCCTTACGAAATTGGAACAACATGGGAAAAGATCGATGGTACATCGGAATGATTATGGAGGTTTTCTTTCACTGATGACATCTTTCACGATGGCTAGACTACAGGAACTGACTGGAGAATTATTTAGAAGATGCAGATACATCATTTTCCCTATGAATGACAGGTGGCATTGGTTTTTGTTGGTTTACAAAAGAGATGAAGGGATATTTAAACTGTGGAACTCCATGCATGATCCATTCTCAGTTGGGAAAGCCAAAGTTTATGTAAGTTTACTTTGAAATGTTCAAAGTTTATGTAAATACAAATTAAGATTAAATTTTGAAAGTATTGTTTGTTGCAGACAAAGTTTTTGGCTGGTTCCATACGTCACTTATCGGGATTCAACCTTGTAAGTGAGCCAGTGTTAAGAGAACCTTGTCGTCAACAAGGTGCAACCCTCGATTGTGGTGTctatgcatgcatgtggttggAGTGTCTAGCCCGTGACACAGATGAGATGTGGAGCTATGCACAGGATGTGAAGATGGACACTTATCGAGCACGTTTGGCAGCCACAATATTATCTGATGAAAATGGATTGTTGAAAAACAAGTTTGAGTAATTAATTACTCCTCACTATTCTGATGGTTAAGAAGTTACAGTAGTACTAGAGTTTGAACATTTGAAGTCTATGTTTAATTgttgttttaaattatgtaaTGAAGACACACAATTGATTATTATCGTGGTATTTGAAATGGTACATATCAATTTAGAAGAGAAAATTGAGTAGAAAATTTCTTTATTGGGTATATTATGCGTAACGTTGAGTACAAATGTTAAATAATCGAGTATATCTAACTAATCTAATATTTAGTCATACATTAGTAAACACACAATAGTATTTAACTACTGGAGGACAATGTACACATGAATCGAGTACAATGACATGTCAATCCAGCACAACGTAGAGTAGTTCATCTATTCATGCTAGGATCACCAAATCATTATCCGATGAAGTGCTTGTATTTTCTCAACTTCAAAGTACATAAAATGCCCGAGTGAGTACTCGATTAATATACATGCCCAGAAGATGTGTGATtgagtatatatattaaataatatagcaCAATTCACAGTAAATCGggtataaatgttttaaaatcagGTATACATGTTCACAAATCGAGTACTCCAATTGAAGATGTATAGAATTCATGAAATTGACATATAACATGAATTCTAGTACTTGATTGATGTACATGTATACCTGATATAAACACATGTATACCCGATTTATTGTGTAATGTTCCGAATAACATATGACATGAATTTTAGTACTCGATTAATATACATGCCCAGAAGATGTGTGATTaagtatatatattaaataatagagCACAATTCACAGTAAATCGggtataaatgttttaaaatcagGCATACATGTTCACAAATCGAGTACTCAAACTGAATATGTGTAGAATTCATGAAATTGACATATAACATGAATTCTAGTACTCGATTGATGTACATGTATACCTGATATAAACACATGTATACCCGATTTATTGTGTAATGTTCCGAATAACATATGACATGAATTTTAGTACTCGATTAATATACATGCCCAGAAGATGTGTGATtgagtatatatattaaataatatagcaCAATTCACACTAAATCGggtataaatgttttaaaatcagGTTTACATGTTCACAAATCGAGTACTCAAACTGAATATGTGTAGAATTCATGAAATTGACATATAACATGAATTCTAGTACTCGATTCATGTACATGTATACCTGATATAAACACATGTATACCCTATTTATTGTGTAATGTTCCACATAACATATGACATGAATTTTAGTACTCGATTAATATACATGCCCACAAGATGTGTGATtgagtatatatattaaataatagagCACAATTCACAGTAAATCGggtataaatgttttaaaatcatgtatacatgttcACAAATCGAGTACTCAAATTGAATATGTGTAGAATTCATGAAATTGACATATAACATGAATTCTAGTACTCGATTGATGTACATGTATACCTGATATTAATGTACATGTATACCTGATTTTAACATGATTTCAATTGTTGGTTTATtcttggatacgcgccgatagtcatagtcctaagggtcgaaaactaggggatttcatagattgAAATCCGAttcgctcttgataaataattaaagacatttaattactacatcgagtagaattagtttggcatagctcgagagactgtgttcaattgaataggaaatcctgtcggaagcatacaatcactatcgaacgaattaattaattagcgaCGAGTAGGTGAACcgatattcccaacaaattcatttctcattgaattttaatcaaccattttagatattatatttcattattccattcttgaatcattttatttgcataTGTAATTGAGCATAGTAATACTAAAACAACCATCCAAATCtcgttaataaatatttaataactgaaaataataattgtcaaatacagtcttcattggaacgatactcgtactcacgtacattatactattacttgacatcgtgcacttgcgattaatttttgagcatacaaaatcatatttttattaaggattccacagtgcaagttttgctcgatcaagtatTGTATCTCACATGTATTCGTATATCTGGGTGAAGAAGTTATTATGTCAATTTCGAAGCCCACAGGATGTGTGATtgagtatatatattaaataatagagCACAATTCACAGTAAATCGggtataaatgttttaaaatcagGTATACATGTTCACAAATCGAGTACTCAAATTGAAGACGTCtagatttcatgaaattgacatATAACATGAATTCTAGTACTCGATTGATGTACATGTATACCTGATATAAACACATGTATACCCGATTTATTGTGTAATGTTCCGAATAACATATGACATGAATTTTAGTACTCGATTAATATACAAGCCCAGAAGATGTGTGATtgagtatatatattaaataatagagCACAATTCACACGAAAATCGggtataaatgttttaaaatcagGTATACATGTTCACAAATCGAGTACTCCAATTGAAGATGTATAGAATTCATGAAATTGACATATAACATGAATTCTAGTACTCGATTGATGTACATGTATACCTGATATAAACACATGTATACCCGATTTATTGTGTAATGTTCCACATAGCATATAACATGAATTTTAGTACTCGATTAATATACATGCCCAGAAGATGTGTGATtgagtatatatattaaataatagagTACAATTCACGGTAAATCgggtataaatattttaaaatcaggtaaacatgttcACAAATCGAGTACTCAAATTGAATATGTGTAGAATTCATGAAATTGACATATAACATGAATTCTAGTACTCGATTGATGTACATGTATACCTGATATAAACACATGTATACCCGATTTATTGTGTAATGTTCCGAATAACATATGACATGAATTTTAGTACTCGATTAATATACATGCCCAGAAGATGTGTGATtgagtatatatattaaataatagagCACAATTCACACTAAATCGggtataaatgttttaaaatcagGTATACATGTTCACAAATCGAGTACTCAAACTGAATATGTGTAGAATTCATGAAATTGACATATAACATGAATTCTAGTACTCGATTCATGTACATGTATACCTGATTTATTGTGTAATGTTCCTCataactgtaacgccccgaaaatttaaaggtccacgcaaaccacatgcatgcaattattaaattctcttgtattttgattaaatattttaattgcattaattaattatgtggtgcatttttacatgtttaaaatatatttttctacatggttgcattaaaatttatttttaaaaggttattcgagttgcgatcgagcaacgaagaccgatggctaaaaaatggaaaatgattttattaaataaatgtttttaattatttaaaatatgggtgatgcttttttattaattttgaaaatatggggtgttgaggtgattttatacgccgggacgtaaattttatcggtgttggtttttcaacaaaaatacgaacttttagggcaacccggctaataaattcacaaacctattttaacaaaactattttaatattttaattaaatcttaattaagacaaatgggcctaattaacctctttaatgggcctaagcttgcttaagtgattaattaactatatttAAAACTAAAAACCTACCCTAAACCTCATAAAATCCCACGCCCCTCACCCCTCTTCAATTAGGACTCTTTCAATCAATTATCACACGGCACACGCACAATTTTAGAGGAAAAAATTAGAAACAAGCCTTCAAGGAAAAATCAAATCTAAGGTCGATCGTGTCGCCGTTCTTCGTAATCGCCgaatattcgtgcgtttaaaacgcaaaggcacgccttaatctcttttttctcatctttcacaccatattatgtgtttgatacatgattgcatgaaaaacatgatacaacttttatattttcgtttttatggctatacatgcacaaaataAGTGTTTTTCCTTTTCAAAACACTTCCtattgatgcacaaaggggctgccatggtagggaaACTAGAaaggatgtttttccacatgtttgaGGGTCCATAGATGAAGGTTTAAGGGCTGGAAATTAGGGTGAAGTATGATGAACGAAAATTGGAGAT
Protein-coding sequences here:
- the LOC142518122 gene encoding uncharacterized protein LOC142518122 isoform X2 — encoded protein: MFVTPPSSTPRRQRKVKKQEVVDVEKKGNTPGKVAMDEFQGRSDFCGHEEAADEERKLVTNFLARKELEYVDLPWHWFLLVYKRDEGIFKLWNSMHDPFSVGKAKVYTKFLAGSIRHLSGFNLVSEPVLREPCRQQGATLDCGVYACMWLECLARDTDEMWSYAQDVKMDTYRARLAATILSDENGLLKNKFE
- the LOC142518122 gene encoding uncharacterized protein LOC142518122 isoform X3, translated to MFVTPPSSTPRRQRKVKKQEVVDVEKKGNTPGKVAMDEFQGRSDFCGHEEAADEERKLVTNFLARKELEWHWFLLVYKRDEGIFKLWNSMHDPFSVGKAKVYYCLLQTKFLAGSIRHLSGFNLVSEPVLREPCRQQGATLDCGVYACMWLECLARDTDEMWSYAQDVKMDTYRARLAATILSDENGLLKNKFE
- the LOC142505295 gene encoding arginine decarboxylase-like, translating into MPALACCVDAAVPPPPPYGIPSWDSTLPATPPSDNAVSAVSSWSSAHSALLYRMDGWGVPYFTVNAKGNVSVHPHGFKTLVHQEIDLLKVVKKASEPKTSGGLGIQLPLVIRFPDVLKNRLESLQASFDLAIHSQEYGAHYQGVYPVKCNQDKFVVDDIVKFGSGFRFGLEAGSKPELLLTMSSLCNGSREALLVCNGFKDVEYISLALAATKLHLNAVIVLELEEELDVVIDISRKLGVRPVIGLRAKLRTKHSGHFGSTTGEAGKFGLTTTQIIRVVKKLQQFEMLDCLQLLHFHIGSQIPSTFLLADAVHEAAQIYCELVRLGACMKVIDIGGGLGIDYDGSKSQDSDISVSYSLQEYASAVVQGVGFICDRKGVKHPSICSESGRAIVSQHSILVFEAVSTSYHDSPHISSVELQIFAENLTNDALIDYRNLFEATHGEYHSCLLYAEQLKQKCVEQFKQGSLDMEQLASVDVPEFLMETYPVEIASCLAILGVVPLALGFQLASFDSTDGLSEFVSKAIRVSDPVQIYNVNLSIFTSLPDFWGIGQLFPIIPIHRLDERPMVRGILSDLTCDSDGMINKFIGGESSLPLHELEGNRGLNENGGAYYLGMFLGGAYEEALGGVHNLFGGPSVVRISQSDGPHSFAVTRAMPGPSCGDVLLLMQHEPKIMFETLKQRAEEFTVDSSCAALVNGIGSCFSNMPYLTSTSSCSIIANNGTHSYCNNETYAPDGDSVAAEDEQWSYFMA
- the LOC142518122 gene encoding uncharacterized protein LOC142518122 isoform X4, producing the protein MFVTPPSSTPRRQRKVKKQEVVDVEKKGNTPGKVAMDEFQGRSDFCGHEEAADEERKLVTNFLARKELEWHWFLLVYKRDEGIFKLWNSMHDPFSVGKAKVYTKFLAGSIRHLSGFNLVSEPVLREPCRQQGATLDCGVYACMWLECLARDTDEMWSYAQDVKMDTYRARLAATILSDENGLLKNKFE
- the LOC142518122 gene encoding uncharacterized protein LOC142518122 isoform X1, whose product is MFVTPPSSTPRRQRKVKKQEVVDVEKKGNTPGKVAMDEFQGRSDFCGHEEAADEERKLVTNFLARKELEYVDLPWHWFLLVYKRDEGIFKLWNSMHDPFSVGKAKVYYCLLQTKFLAGSIRHLSGFNLVSEPVLREPCRQQGATLDCGVYACMWLECLARDTDEMWSYAQDVKMDTYRARLAATILSDENGLLKNKFE
- the LOC142518122 gene encoding uncharacterized protein LOC142518122 isoform X6, which produces MDTMVQKEVLTKLEQHGKRSMVHRNDYGGFLSLMTSFTMARLQELTGELFRRCRYIIFPMNDRWHWFLLVYKRDEGIFKLWNSMHDPFSVGKAKVYTKFLAGSIRHLSGFNLVSEPVLREPCRQQGATLDCGVYACMWLECLARDTDEMWSYAQDVKMDTYRARLAATILSDENGLLKNKFE
- the LOC142518122 gene encoding uncharacterized protein LOC142518122 isoform X5 translates to MDTMVQKEVLTKLEQHGKRSMVHRNDYGGFLSLMTSFTMARLQELTGELFRRCRYIIFPMNDRWHWFLLVYKRDEGIFKLWNSMHDPFSVGKAKVYYCLLQTKFLAGSIRHLSGFNLVSEPVLREPCRQQGATLDCGVYACMWLECLARDTDEMWSYAQDVKMDTYRARLAATILSDENGLLKNKFE